Proteins encoded by one window of Microbacterium testaceum:
- a CDS encoding ArsR/SmtB family transcription factor produces MVEQQSDADIDRVFHALADATRRDIMRRTLVSEQSVTQLAAAYAMSFAAVSKHIAVLADARLITKRAEGRVRLVSADPTALARAQDLLRSYEDLWRGRIDRLDAILLEDARVPASLPPSEPAEN; encoded by the coding sequence ATGGTTGAACAACAGAGCGACGCCGACATCGACCGGGTCTTCCACGCCCTCGCCGACGCGACCCGTCGCGACATCATGCGGCGCACGCTCGTCTCCGAACAGTCGGTGACGCAGCTCGCCGCGGCCTACGCGATGTCGTTCGCCGCCGTGTCGAAGCACATCGCCGTGCTCGCCGACGCGCGGCTCATCACCAAACGCGCGGAGGGGAGGGTGCGACTCGTGTCCGCCGACCCCACCGCGCTCGCCCGGGCGCAGGACCTGCTGCGCTCGTACGAAGACCTCTGGCGGGGACGCATCGACCGACTCGACGCGATCCTGCTCGAAGACGCCAGGGTGCCGGCATCCCTCCCGCCCTCCGAACCCGCCGAGAACTGA
- a CDS encoding helix-turn-helix transcriptional regulator, translating to MTTWTFLTNHAHVFIYVSRDPGARVREIADAVGITERTAHGILADLVDAGYLKREKEGRRNRYECVEDLPLRHPIESDHPVGALLQALRG from the coding sequence ATGACCACCTGGACGTTCCTCACGAATCACGCCCACGTGTTCATCTACGTCTCCCGCGACCCGGGCGCCCGCGTGCGCGAGATTGCGGATGCCGTGGGCATCACCGAGCGCACGGCGCACGGCATCCTGGCCGACCTCGTCGATGCCGGCTATCTCAAGCGTGAGAAGGAGGGTCGACGCAACCGCTACGAGTGCGTCGAAGACCTGCCGCTGCGTCATCCGATCGAGAGCGACCACCCGGTCGGCGCGTTGCTGCAGGCGTTGCGCGGCTGA
- a CDS encoding proton-conducting transporter membrane subunit — translation MSLLAPLTIAALLAAVVAALLPDVARRRTPGSLAVWPAGAATVLATVALASTLAAGDDVAGAALSLLVVALTVVVQSYASRNLRGDPRSRSFFALSSLAAVGTTTAIAAGDVVFLAAGWTLGTVSMIALIGTGGAGPQTRVAVSRSAVALLLGDAALWTAVIIAVASTGSVSLAALGSVDAISAAVVSALVALAAVARAGAFPLHGWLPATAATTTPVSALLHAGFVNAGALLLLRYAAVPSVVGPWIVAAAGAITMIVAGLAMLTRPDVKGRLVQSTAAQMGFLLLACGLGAFGVALVHAIGHALYKASLFLGAGSAVEHALKARGVAHPARSTTGAIVGAVIILLTGVAAIAASGAWEHSAAVLLLFAGATAVVAGARIGASSRSVAARAAQLAGLAALTAVYLAVVFPAAEALAPVTAADPVPAVFAVAVFVLAAASGLPARGSGPVADRLFAFAFSWGRPPLPPTASRIDTPWTPAPADGPLEYRRF, via the coding sequence ATGTCGCTTCTCGCCCCGCTCACGATCGCCGCGCTGCTCGCCGCGGTCGTCGCCGCCCTCCTCCCGGATGTCGCGCGTCGGCGCACCCCGGGCTCTCTCGCCGTGTGGCCCGCCGGCGCCGCCACGGTCCTCGCCACGGTCGCTCTGGCCTCGACCCTCGCCGCCGGCGACGACGTGGCAGGTGCCGCGCTGTCGCTGCTCGTGGTCGCCCTCACCGTGGTCGTGCAGTCCTACGCCAGCCGCAACCTGCGCGGCGACCCGCGTTCGCGCAGCTTCTTCGCGTTATCGTCGCTCGCGGCCGTCGGGACGACCACCGCCATTGCGGCCGGGGACGTCGTCTTCCTCGCCGCGGGGTGGACGCTCGGCACGGTCAGCATGATCGCGCTCATCGGCACGGGCGGCGCGGGTCCGCAGACGCGCGTTGCCGTGTCGCGGAGCGCGGTGGCCCTGCTGCTCGGAGACGCGGCGCTCTGGACGGCCGTCATCATCGCGGTCGCCTCGACCGGATCGGTGTCGCTGGCCGCTCTCGGGAGCGTCGACGCGATCTCGGCGGCGGTGGTGAGCGCGCTCGTCGCCCTCGCGGCGGTCGCCCGCGCCGGCGCCTTCCCCCTGCACGGGTGGCTCCCCGCCACCGCGGCCACGACCACTCCCGTGTCGGCCCTGCTGCACGCGGGCTTCGTGAACGCCGGCGCCCTGCTCCTCCTCCGTTACGCGGCCGTCCCCTCCGTCGTGGGCCCCTGGATCGTGGCCGCCGCCGGTGCGATCACGATGATCGTCGCGGGGCTCGCGATGCTCACGCGCCCCGACGTGAAGGGCCGCCTCGTGCAGTCCACGGCCGCGCAGATGGGCTTCCTCCTCCTGGCCTGCGGTCTCGGCGCCTTCGGCGTCGCCCTGGTCCACGCGATCGGTCACGCGCTCTACAAGGCGAGCCTCTTCCTCGGCGCCGGCTCCGCGGTCGAGCACGCGCTGAAGGCGCGGGGCGTCGCGCACCCGGCTCGGTCGACCACGGGAGCGATCGTGGGCGCGGTGATCATCCTCCTGACCGGGGTCGCGGCGATCGCGGCATCCGGCGCGTGGGAGCACAGCGCGGCAGTCCTCCTGCTCTTCGCCGGGGCCACCGCGGTGGTCGCCGGGGCGCGGATCGGCGCAAGCTCCCGGTCGGTCGCCGCGCGCGCGGCCCAGCTCGCGGGCCTGGCCGCCCTCACGGCCGTCTACCTCGCGGTGGTCTTCCCCGCGGCCGAGGCCCTCGCGCCGGTCACGGCGGCAGACCCGGTCCCCGCCGTGTTCGCGGTGGCCGTCTTCGTCCTCGCCGCCGCCTCGGGCCTGCCCGCCCGCGGCTCCGGTCCCGTCGCGGATCGACTGTTCGCCTTCGCCTTCTCGTGGGGCCGACCGCCCCTCCCTCCGACCGCATCCCGCATCGACACGCCCTGGACCCCGGCACCCGCCGACGGCCCCCTCGAGTACCGGAGATTCTGA
- a CDS encoding DUF2309 domain-containing protein, with the protein MTTPASPPSPAVIRGWIAAAGRAISPHFPLETFIARNPVAGYENLDWEEAIGLIARDHGILLSLPEQRFRDLYAQGRISPADLQAALRFTVPEAGAPRSLDIGGTRVTVGEILGHDLLVAPPLTAAAPEPTPAARLSPRIHARIDDLTARWIAASLGSAPWSPTNDESIWVAWRRLTALDPTLSRKVRSGIRHSSDDPAAAIGDALARWELDGPAAESFLRAHVLALPGWAALVRHTAASGVDLTSLVAIRATLERLLLPADVALPAASPTEKGPADEVARIGTVALALGVDPADAAVRTALRPVLSLIDPAARLAVWQEAYERGIARELAPATAPVLRASTAPQRPLAQAVFCIDTRSESFRRHLEDAGAVETLGFAGFFAAPISFRPADGSAEVASCPVLLTPRVAITESSVERDAIARWKRQHETSVERDATIDSLKKSAVAPYAFAETAGWVLGAVSAARTLAPEGWRATVSRMRPSKPSTHVDANVVFTLEERVLYAETALRMMGLVEGFAPIVLLCGHGATVANNPFASSLQCGACGGHEGEPNARAAAMIFNDPETRDALAGRGISIPADTLFVAARMDTVTDEVTLLEPWAIPATHETVALEVTRLLETARAANAAERSASLPGSGGRHGAVRDTERRSADWAESYAEWGLVGNAAFIVGPRSITAGTDLGRRAFLHSYDAAADPDGAGLETILTAPMIVAQWINAQYSASTVAPDRLGAGPKPLHNVVGTVGVLSGYGGDLRLGLPWQSVGVGRASRHEPIRLQVFVEAPLARVNDIIDASEAVRTLVANRWISLRVREHDSARWMRWGRYGWQADDLDTPAPTGVPTATEESTTKEIR; encoded by the coding sequence ATGACCACCCCCGCCTCCCCTCCCTCTCCCGCCGTCATCCGGGGCTGGATCGCCGCCGCCGGCCGCGCCATCTCGCCCCACTTCCCCCTCGAGACCTTCATCGCACGCAACCCCGTCGCCGGGTACGAGAACCTCGACTGGGAAGAGGCGATCGGACTGATCGCCCGGGATCACGGCATCCTGCTCTCCCTTCCGGAACAGCGCTTCCGCGACCTGTACGCACAGGGGCGGATCAGCCCCGCCGACCTGCAGGCGGCCCTGCGGTTCACCGTGCCCGAGGCGGGCGCCCCGCGCTCTCTCGACATCGGCGGCACGCGCGTCACCGTGGGCGAGATCCTCGGCCACGACCTGCTCGTCGCTCCCCCGCTGACCGCGGCCGCGCCCGAACCCACCCCCGCCGCACGGCTGTCGCCGCGGATCCACGCGCGCATCGACGACCTCACCGCACGCTGGATCGCCGCATCGCTCGGGAGCGCACCGTGGTCGCCGACGAACGACGAGAGCATCTGGGTGGCGTGGCGGCGCCTGACCGCGCTCGACCCGACCCTGTCGCGGAAGGTGCGCAGCGGCATCCGGCATTCCTCCGACGACCCGGCCGCGGCGATCGGCGACGCGCTCGCCCGGTGGGAGCTCGACGGGCCGGCCGCGGAATCGTTCCTCCGCGCCCACGTGCTCGCGTTGCCGGGGTGGGCGGCGCTCGTCCGGCACACGGCCGCGAGCGGCGTCGATCTGACCTCGCTCGTCGCGATCCGCGCGACGCTCGAACGGCTCCTGCTGCCCGCCGACGTCGCCCTGCCGGCAGCGTCCCCGACCGAAAAGGGCCCGGCCGATGAGGTCGCGCGGATCGGCACGGTCGCCCTCGCTCTCGGCGTCGACCCCGCCGACGCGGCGGTGCGGACCGCCCTTCGCCCCGTCCTCTCGCTGATCGACCCGGCCGCACGCCTCGCGGTCTGGCAGGAGGCGTACGAACGGGGGATCGCGCGCGAGCTCGCCCCCGCGACCGCCCCGGTGCTCCGCGCGAGCACGGCGCCGCAGCGGCCACTCGCGCAGGCGGTGTTCTGCATCGACACGCGGTCCGAGAGCTTCCGCCGGCACCTCGAGGACGCCGGAGCCGTCGAGACCCTCGGTTTCGCGGGATTCTTCGCGGCGCCCATCTCGTTCCGGCCCGCCGACGGGTCGGCCGAGGTCGCCTCGTGCCCGGTGCTGCTCACGCCCCGCGTGGCGATCACCGAGTCGTCCGTGGAGCGCGACGCGATCGCGCGCTGGAAGCGGCAGCACGAGACGAGTGTGGAGCGGGATGCCACCATCGATTCCCTCAAAAAGTCCGCTGTGGCCCCCTACGCCTTCGCCGAGACCGCCGGATGGGTGCTGGGAGCGGTGAGCGCCGCGCGGACGCTCGCGCCGGAGGGCTGGCGAGCGACGGTGTCGCGCATGCGGCCGAGCAAGCCGTCCACGCACGTCGATGCGAACGTCGTCTTCACGCTCGAGGAGCGCGTGCTGTACGCCGAGACCGCGCTGCGAATGATGGGCCTGGTCGAGGGATTCGCCCCGATCGTGCTGCTGTGCGGTCACGGCGCCACTGTCGCCAACAACCCCTTCGCATCGTCGCTGCAGTGCGGCGCGTGCGGCGGCCACGAGGGCGAACCGAACGCGCGGGCGGCGGCGATGATCTTCAACGACCCCGAGACGCGCGACGCCCTCGCCGGACGGGGCATCTCCATCCCCGCCGACACGCTCTTCGTCGCGGCGCGGATGGACACCGTCACCGACGAGGTCACCCTGCTCGAGCCCTGGGCCATTCCGGCGACGCACGAAACCGTCGCGCTCGAGGTGACCCGGCTGCTCGAGACCGCGCGCGCGGCGAACGCCGCCGAGCGCAGCGCGAGCCTGCCCGGGTCGGGAGGGCGGCACGGCGCCGTCCGCGACACCGAGCGCCGGTCCGCGGACTGGGCCGAGTCGTACGCGGAGTGGGGTCTCGTCGGCAACGCCGCGTTCATCGTGGGTCCGCGCTCGATCACCGCGGGCACCGACCTCGGTCGCCGCGCCTTCCTGCACAGCTACGACGCCGCCGCCGACCCCGACGGCGCGGGTCTCGAGACGATCCTGACCGCGCCGATGATCGTGGCGCAGTGGATCAACGCGCAGTACTCGGCCTCGACCGTCGCCCCCGACCGGTTGGGCGCCGGCCCCAAGCCCCTGCACAACGTGGTCGGCACCGTCGGCGTGCTGTCGGGCTACGGCGGCGACCTGCGGCTTGGCCTGCCCTGGCAGTCCGTGGGCGTCGGCCGCGCGAGTCGGCACGAACCGATCCGGCTGCAGGTGTTCGTCGAGGCCCCGCTCGCGCGGGTGAACGACATCATCGACGCTTCCGAGGCCGTCCGCACCCTGGTCGCCAACCGGTGGATCTCCCTCCGCGTCCGCGAGCACGACAGCGCCCGCTGGATGCGGTGGGGACGCTACGGCTGGCAGGCCGACGACCTGGACACCCCCGCCCCCACCGGCGTCCCTACCGCCACCGAAGAATCCACCACGAAGGAGATCCGCTGA
- a CDS encoding P-II family nitrogen regulator, producing MSLSELTPMTKIEVVVASDDVAEVSALMQSLGARGYTAITGVAGVGHHGPRGGRLLFNDHDTLTLLVTVVAPEKADAIIAGIRPVLDHASGVMFVSPTSVSRADYFA from the coding sequence ATGAGCCTGTCCGAACTGACCCCGATGACCAAGATCGAGGTGGTCGTCGCGAGCGACGACGTCGCCGAGGTGTCCGCCCTCATGCAATCGCTCGGCGCGCGCGGGTACACCGCGATCACCGGCGTGGCCGGGGTGGGTCACCACGGCCCCCGTGGCGGCCGCCTGCTCTTCAACGACCACGACACCCTGACTCTCCTCGTCACGGTCGTGGCGCCCGAGAAGGCCGATGCGATCATCGCCGGCATCCGTCCGGTCCTCGACCACGCCTCGGGCGTGATGTTCGTCTCGCCGACCTCGGTCAGCCGCGCGGACTACTTCGCCTGA
- a CDS encoding DUF6671 family protein, protein MRAATSHRGAPYAGETIAVGTLHGKESAFAPAFARWLDAGVAPTAQLDTDSLGTFTRDVPRAGTAEHAATAKARGAALELGTATGLATEASYAPALGGFGPMVHEELAVFIDLERGIRVRHGIRRYTHVAPARTVRTSAEARRYLARAGFPHHGVVARTADGLQKGIQDAAVIDALLRRGPVELEPDLRAHMNPTRRRVLRRLSWLLAARLTQLCPGCGCPGFGAVGVVRGLPCAACGNATSQVRLDVDGCPACDEQRERPRPERQADPATCDACNP, encoded by the coding sequence ATGCGCGCCGCGACCAGTCACCGGGGGGCGCCGTACGCCGGCGAGACGATCGCCGTCGGCACCCTGCACGGCAAGGAGTCCGCGTTCGCCCCGGCCTTCGCCCGATGGCTCGACGCGGGCGTCGCGCCGACGGCGCAGCTCGACACAGACTCCCTCGGCACGTTCACCCGAGACGTGCCGAGGGCGGGCACCGCCGAGCACGCGGCCACGGCCAAGGCCCGGGGGGCGGCGCTCGAGTTGGGGACGGCCACCGGTCTGGCCACCGAAGCGTCGTACGCCCCGGCGCTGGGCGGCTTCGGACCCATGGTGCACGAGGAGCTCGCCGTCTTCATCGACCTCGAGCGCGGCATCCGCGTGCGTCACGGCATCCGCCGGTACACGCACGTCGCCCCGGCCCGCACCGTGCGCACGTCGGCAGAAGCGCGGCGCTACCTCGCCCGCGCCGGATTTCCGCACCACGGCGTCGTCGCCCGCACCGCCGACGGGTTGCAGAAGGGCATCCAGGATGCCGCGGTCATCGACGCCCTGCTGCGCCGCGGCCCCGTCGAGCTCGAGCCCGACCTCCGCGCGCACATGAACCCCACCCGGCGGCGGGTCCTGCGCCGCCTGTCGTGGCTGCTCGCCGCCCGACTCACCCAGCTGTGCCCGGGGTGCGGATGTCCGGGTTTCGGGGCGGTGGGCGTGGTGCGGGGTCTCCCGTGCGCAGCGTGCGGCAACGCGACCTCGCAGGTGCGTCTCGACGTCGACGGCTGCCCCGCCTGCGACGAGCAGCGCGAGCGCCCGCGGCCCGAGCGGCAGGCCGACCCGGCGACGTGTGACGCCTGCAACCCGTAG